From Bacillus basilensis, a single genomic window includes:
- the pnp gene encoding polyribonucleotide nucleotidyltransferase, whose protein sequence is MSQEKQVFSIDLAGRQLTVETGQLAKQANGAVLVRYGDTAVLSTATASKEAKNVDFFPLTVNYEERLYAVGKIPGGFIKREGRPSEKAILASRLIDRPIRPLFADGFRNEVQVVSIVMSVDQDCSSEMAAMLGSSLALSISDIPFEGPIAGATVGRINGEFVINPTVEQQEQSDIHLVVAGTKDAINMVEAGADQVPEETMLEAIMFGHDEIKRLIAFQEEIVQAVGKEKSEVKLYEVDADLNQAVREMAEKDMHSAIQVHEKHARENAINEVKKRVIEHYEAQEADADTLGQVSEILYKIVKEEVRRLITVEKIRPDGRKGDEIRPLASEVGILSRTHGSGLFTRGQTQALSICTLGALGDVQILDGLGVEESKRFMHHYNFPSFSVGETRPMRGPGRREIGHGALGERALEPVIPSEKDFPYTVRLVSEVLESNGSTSQASICGSTLAMMDAGVPLKAPVAGIAMGLVKTGEHYTILSDIQGMEDHLGDMDFKVAGTAQGVTALQMDIKIDGLSREILEEALQQAKVGRVHILNHMLSVIGEPRTELSAYAPKIITMTINPDKIRDVIGPSGKQINKIIEETGVKIDIEQDGTVFISSINQEMNDKAKKIIEDIVREVQVGEIYEGKVKRVEKFGAFVELFSGKDGLVHISELALERVGKVEDVVKIGDVITVKVIEIDKQGRVNLSRKVLLKEEQEKEAAKEENKQEQQ, encoded by the coding sequence ATGAGTCAAGAAAAGCAAGTCTTCTCGATAGATTTAGCTGGTCGTCAGCTAACAGTTGAAACAGGTCAGCTTGCGAAGCAAGCAAACGGAGCAGTATTAGTAAGATATGGCGATACAGCGGTTCTATCTACAGCAACTGCATCAAAAGAAGCAAAAAATGTAGATTTCTTCCCACTTACAGTAAACTATGAAGAGCGTTTATATGCAGTCGGAAAAATTCCTGGCGGTTTCATTAAACGTGAAGGTCGTCCAAGTGAAAAAGCAATTTTGGCAAGTCGTTTAATCGACCGTCCAATTCGTCCACTTTTCGCAGATGGTTTCCGTAACGAAGTACAAGTTGTCAGCATTGTAATGAGTGTTGATCAAGATTGTTCTTCTGAAATGGCAGCAATGCTTGGTTCTTCATTAGCGTTATCGATTTCAGATATTCCATTTGAAGGTCCAATCGCGGGTGCAACAGTTGGTCGTATTAACGGTGAATTCGTTATCAACCCAACGGTAGAACAGCAAGAACAAAGTGATATTCACCTTGTTGTAGCTGGTACGAAAGATGCAATTAACATGGTTGAAGCAGGAGCAGATCAAGTGCCTGAAGAAACAATGTTAGAAGCAATTATGTTTGGTCATGACGAAATTAAACGTCTAATTGCATTCCAAGAAGAGATTGTACAAGCTGTAGGTAAAGAGAAATCAGAAGTGAAACTTTATGAAGTTGACGCTGATCTTAACCAAGCTGTACGTGAAATGGCTGAGAAGGATATGCATTCTGCAATTCAAGTACATGAGAAACATGCACGTGAAAATGCAATTAACGAAGTGAAAAAGCGTGTAATTGAGCATTACGAAGCGCAGGAAGCTGACGCTGATACATTAGGACAAGTAAGTGAGATTTTATATAAAATTGTAAAAGAAGAAGTACGTCGTCTTATTACAGTTGAAAAAATCCGCCCAGATGGCCGTAAAGGTGACGAAATTCGTCCATTAGCATCAGAGGTTGGCATTTTATCTCGTACACACGGTTCTGGTCTATTCACTCGTGGACAAACACAAGCATTAAGTATTTGTACATTAGGTGCATTAGGCGATGTGCAAATTTTAGATGGTCTTGGTGTGGAAGAATCAAAACGCTTTATGCACCATTACAATTTCCCATCATTTAGTGTTGGTGAAACAAGACCGATGCGTGGACCAGGTCGTCGTGAAATTGGTCACGGTGCACTAGGAGAACGTGCTCTTGAGCCTGTAATTCCATCTGAAAAAGATTTCCCATATACAGTACGTCTTGTATCTGAAGTTTTAGAATCAAATGGTTCTACTTCACAAGCAAGTATTTGTGGTAGTACTTTAGCAATGATGGATGCTGGTGTTCCACTTAAAGCTCCAGTTGCAGGTATTGCAATGGGTCTAGTTAAAACTGGTGAGCATTACACAATTTTATCTGATATTCAAGGTATGGAAGATCATCTAGGTGATATGGACTTTAAAGTAGCAGGTACAGCGCAAGGTGTAACTGCACTACAAATGGACATTAAAATCGATGGTCTATCTCGTGAAATTTTAGAAGAGGCATTACAACAAGCGAAAGTTGGTCGTGTGCACATTCTAAATCATATGTTATCTGTTATTGGAGAGCCGCGTACTGAATTATCAGCGTACGCTCCAAAGATTATTACAATGACAATTAATCCAGATAAAATCCGTGACGTTATCGGACCGAGCGGTAAACAAATCAATAAAATTATTGAAGAAACTGGCGTTAAAATTGACATCGAGCAAGATGGTACAGTATTCATTTCTTCAATAAATCAAGAAATGAATGACAAAGCTAAGAAAATTATCGAAGATATCGTTCGCGAAGTACAAGTAGGTGAAATCTACGAAGGAAAAGTGAAACGTGTTGAGAAATTCGGTGCTTTCGTTGAATTATTCAGCGGTAAAGATGGATTAGTTCACATTTCTGAACTTGCACTAGAGCGTGTAGGTAAAGTAGAAGACGTTGTGAAAATCGGTGATGTGATTACAGTTAAAGTTATCGAGATTGACAAGCAAGGTCGTGTGAATCTATCTAGAAAAGTATTGCTAAAAGAAGAGCAAGAAAAAGAAGCTGCTAAAGAAGAAAACAAACAAGAGCAGCAATAA
- the rpsO gene encoding 30S ribosomal protein S15 → MALTQERKNEIIAQFRTHETDTGSPEVQIAVLTEQINTLNEHLRTHKKDHHSRRGLLKMVGKRRNLLTYLRNSDITRYRELITKLGLRR, encoded by the coding sequence ATGGCTTTAACACAAGAGCGTAAAAATGAAATCATTGCACAATTTAGAACTCATGAGACTGATACTGGTTCTCCAGAGGTTCAAATTGCTGTCCTAACGGAGCAAATTAACACTCTAAACGAGCACTTACGTACTCACAAGAAAGATCATCATTCACGTCGTGGTCTATTAAAGATGGTTGGTAAACGTCGTAACTTACTAACTTACCTTCGTAATAGCGATATCACACGTTACCGTGAATTAATCACAAAGCTTGGCTTACGTCGATAG
- the ribF gene encoding bifunctional riboflavin kinase/FAD synthetase, which produces MKLIHLTHPHEQNKLELPPTVMALGFFDGIHLGHQCVIRTAKKIADERGYKSAVMTFYPHPSVVLGKKEAHAEYITPMCDKEKIVENLGIDILYVVKFEESFAGLLPQQFVDDYIIGLNVKHVVAGFDYSYGRLGKGKMETLPFHARGEFTQTVIEKVEFQEEKVSSTALRKLIRNGEMEQIPSILGRAYTVGGTVVHGDKRGRQIGFPTANVGLSDEYLLPPVGVYAVRLKVHDEWYDGVCNIGYKPTFKENERQLSIEVHLFEFNNDIYDQNVTVEWHMRIREEKKFNGIDELVEQIAKDKKTAQEYFVNEKNILAFSNEK; this is translated from the coding sequence GTGAAACTTATTCATTTAACTCATCCACATGAACAAAATAAATTAGAATTGCCACCTACTGTAATGGCATTGGGATTTTTTGATGGCATTCATTTAGGGCATCAATGTGTGATTCGAACTGCGAAAAAAATAGCGGATGAACGAGGATATAAAAGTGCAGTTATGACATTTTACCCGCATCCATCTGTTGTTTTAGGTAAAAAAGAAGCGCATGCCGAGTATATTACACCAATGTGTGATAAAGAAAAAATAGTCGAAAACCTAGGTATCGATATATTATATGTTGTTAAATTTGAAGAATCATTTGCAGGCTTATTGCCACAACAATTTGTAGATGATTATATTATTGGTTTAAATGTAAAGCATGTAGTAGCAGGATTTGATTATTCATATGGACGTTTAGGAAAAGGAAAGATGGAGACTTTACCATTTCATGCAAGAGGGGAGTTTACACAGACTGTGATTGAAAAAGTTGAATTTCAAGAAGAGAAAGTAAGTTCTACAGCATTACGAAAATTAATTCGAAATGGCGAAATGGAACAAATTCCATCTATTTTAGGTAGAGCATATACAGTAGGGGGAACGGTTGTACACGGTGATAAACGTGGACGTCAAATTGGTTTTCCGACAGCTAATGTAGGTTTAAGTGATGAGTATCTATTACCACCTGTAGGTGTTTATGCAGTGAGATTAAAAGTTCACGATGAATGGTACGACGGTGTATGTAATATTGGATATAAACCAACGTTTAAAGAAAATGAGCGTCAATTATCTATTGAGGTGCATTTATTTGAATTTAACAACGACATATATGATCAAAATGTTACGGTAGAGTGGCATATGCGTATAAGAGAAGAGAAGAAATTCAATGGCATTGATGAGTTAGTTGAACAAATCGCAAAAGATAAGAAAACAGCACAAGAATATTTTGTGAACGAAAAGAATATACTTGCTTTTTCAAATGAAAAGTAG
- the truB gene encoding tRNA pseudouridine(55) synthase TruB: MEGVVLLHKPKGMTSHDCVFKLRKILREKRIGHTGTLDPDVTGVLPICVGRATKIAQFLTSETKTYEGEVTLGFSTTTEDASGEVVETKHVDRVITRKEVEEVLAALTGTIEQMPPMFSAVKVNGKKLYEYARAGQEVERPVRTITIHEFVLLDDREVFEGENISFRFRVTCSKGTYVRTLAVMIGEKLGFPSHMSHLVRTASGEFILEDCISFEEIEENVQNGTVESIFISIDEALSKFPKMVVDEKQAEKIKNGMFLKNELQITAPFITVFDKNDRCLAIYEHHPKHPGMLKPMKVLVNNQELKL; this comes from the coding sequence ATGGAAGGTGTAGTATTATTACATAAACCAAAAGGCATGACATCACATGATTGTGTATTTAAACTAAGAAAGATATTGCGTGAGAAACGAATTGGTCATACAGGAACATTAGATCCAGATGTAACAGGAGTATTACCTATTTGTGTTGGACGAGCAACGAAAATTGCACAATTTTTAACAAGTGAAACGAAAACATATGAAGGCGAAGTGACATTAGGTTTTTCAACAACAACTGAAGATGCTTCTGGTGAAGTTGTGGAAACGAAACATGTAGATCGTGTTATTACTCGTAAGGAAGTGGAAGAGGTTCTTGCGGCATTAACAGGTACGATTGAGCAAATGCCTCCAATGTTTTCGGCTGTAAAAGTTAACGGAAAAAAATTATATGAATATGCAAGAGCAGGACAAGAGGTTGAACGTCCAGTTCGTACAATTACAATTCATGAATTTGTATTATTAGACGATAGAGAAGTATTTGAAGGAGAAAATATTTCATTCCGTTTCCGCGTAACGTGTAGTAAAGGAACATATGTAAGAACGCTAGCAGTAATGATTGGTGAAAAACTTGGTTTTCCATCACATATGTCTCACCTTGTAAGAACGGCTTCTGGTGAATTTATATTAGAAGATTGCATATCATTTGAAGAAATTGAAGAAAACGTGCAAAATGGAACAGTAGAGTCTATCTTCATTTCAATTGATGAAGCATTAAGTAAGTTCCCGAAAATGGTTGTAGATGAAAAGCAAGCAGAGAAAATAAAGAATGGTATGTTTTTAAAAAATGAATTGCAAATAACAGCGCCATTTATAACAGTGTTTGATAAAAATGATCGCTGTCTTGCAATTTATGAGCACCATCCAAAACACCCTGGTATGCTAAAGCCGATGAAAGTACTTGTGAATAATCAAGAACTAAAGCTATAA
- the rbfA gene encoding 30S ribosome-binding factor RbfA, translated as MKLRANRVGEQMKKELGDIISRKIKDPRVGFVTVTDVQVSGDLQIATVYISVLGDEEQKESTLKGLAKAKGFIRSEIGQRIRLRKTPEISFEFDESIGYGHRIDTLLHEINKEGKREE; from the coding sequence ATGAAATTACGTGCAAACCGTGTAGGCGAGCAAATGAAAAAAGAATTAGGCGACATTATCAGTCGTAAAATTAAAGATCCACGTGTTGGATTTGTTACAGTAACAGATGTACAAGTGAGTGGAGATTTACAAATTGCTACAGTATATATTTCTGTTTTAGGTGACGAAGAACAGAAAGAAAGTACATTAAAAGGTTTAGCGAAGGCAAAAGGCTTCATTCGTTCAGAAATTGGCCAACGTATTCGTCTTCGTAAAACACCAGAAATTTCCTTTGAATTTGATGAGTCTATTGGGTACGGTCATCGAATTGATACACTTTTACATGAAATTAATAAAGAAGGTAAACGTGAAGAATAA
- a CDS encoding DUF503 domain-containing protein yields MIIASLSFECMIYDVHSLKEKRAILQRVLTRVKQRYNVAVSEVRHQDVWQRTEIAIVSVSSNRVICEKEMNRVLEYIDSFPEIERTITQLEWY; encoded by the coding sequence ATGATTATCGCTTCACTCTCATTCGAGTGTATGATTTACGATGTGCATTCTTTAAAAGAGAAACGAGCAATTTTGCAAAGGGTGCTAACTCGTGTGAAGCAACGTTATAACGTTGCTGTTTCAGAAGTAAGGCATCAAGATGTATGGCAACGTACAGAAATTGCAATTGTTTCCGTATCCTCAAATCGTGTTATTTGTGAAAAAGAAATGAATCGTGTACTTGAGTACATCGATTCATTTCCTGAAATTGAACGTACGATAACACAATTGGAATGGTACTGA
- the infB gene encoding translation initiation factor IF-2, which yields MSKIRVHEYAKKNNISSKDLMTKLKEMNIEVSNHMTMLEDEVVNKLDNEYQTEKPSVADEFEVEEKVVRSKKNSNKKKKKGKGNEDKRQDNFAGRQQTQIVETPDKITFSGSLTVGELAKKLSKEPSEIIKKLFMLGIMATINQDLDKDTIELIATDYGIEVEEEVVVSETEFETFIDEQDDEENLKERPAVVTIMGHVDHGKTTLLDSIRNSKVTAGEAGGITQHIGAYQVEVNDKKITFLDTPGHAAFTTMRARGAQVTDITILVVAADDGVMPQTVEAISHAKAAGVPIIVAVNKMDKPAANPDRVMQELTEYELVPEAWGGDTIFVPISAIQGEGIDNLLEMILLVSEVEEYKANPNRYATGTVIEAQLDKGKGTIATLLVQNGTLRVGDPIVVGTSFGRVRAMVSDIGRRVKVAGPSTPVEITGLNEVPQAGDRFMAFADEKKARQIGESRAQEALVAQRGEKSKLSLEDLFQQIQESDVKEINLIVKADVQGSVEAMAASLRKIDVEGVKVKIIHTGVGAITESDIILASASNAIVIGFNVRPDVNAKRTAELENVDVRLHRIIYKVIEEIELAMQGMLDPEFEEKVIGQAEVRQTFKVTKVGTIAGCYVIDGKITRDSGVRIIRDGIVIFEGQLDTLKRFKDDVKEVAQNYECGITIERYNDLKEGDIIEAYIMEEVKR from the coding sequence ATGAGTAAAATTCGAGTACATGAATATGCAAAAAAAAATAATATCTCAAGTAAAGATCTTATGACAAAACTTAAAGAGATGAATATCGAGGTTTCGAATCATATGACAATGTTAGAAGATGAAGTAGTAAACAAATTAGATAATGAATACCAAACTGAAAAACCTTCTGTTGCAGATGAGTTTGAAGTAGAAGAAAAAGTTGTTCGTAGTAAAAAGAACAGCAATAAGAAAAAGAAAAAAGGCAAAGGAAATGAAGACAAACGTCAGGATAACTTTGCTGGAAGACAACAAACGCAAATAGTAGAAACACCAGATAAAATTACTTTCTCTGGAAGCCTTACTGTAGGCGAGCTTGCTAAAAAATTAAGCAAAGAGCCATCTGAAATTATTAAGAAGCTCTTCATGCTTGGAATTATGGCAACAATTAACCAAGATTTAGATAAAGATACAATTGAGTTAATTGCTACTGATTACGGTATTGAAGTAGAAGAAGAAGTAGTTGTAAGTGAAACTGAATTTGAAACATTCATCGATGAGCAAGATGATGAAGAGAACTTAAAAGAACGTCCAGCTGTAGTTACAATCATGGGACACGTTGACCATGGTAAAACAACATTACTTGACTCTATCCGTAACTCAAAAGTAACTGCAGGCGAAGCAGGTGGAATTACTCAGCATATTGGTGCATACCAAGTTGAAGTAAATGATAAGAAGATTACATTCTTAGATACACCTGGTCACGCGGCATTTACAACGATGCGTGCTCGTGGTGCGCAAGTAACGGATATTACAATCCTTGTTGTTGCAGCTGATGACGGCGTTATGCCACAAACAGTTGAAGCGATTAGCCATGCGAAAGCAGCGGGAGTACCAATTATTGTTGCTGTGAATAAAATGGATAAACCAGCGGCAAATCCTGATCGCGTAATGCAAGAATTAACAGAATATGAATTAGTTCCAGAAGCATGGGGTGGAGATACAATCTTCGTACCAATTTCTGCAATTCAAGGTGAAGGAATTGACAACTTACTAGAAATGATTCTTCTTGTAAGTGAAGTAGAAGAATATAAAGCAAATCCAAATCGCTATGCAACTGGTACTGTAATTGAAGCACAACTTGATAAAGGTAAAGGAACTATCGCGACGTTACTTGTTCAAAACGGTACACTTCGAGTTGGAGATCCAATTGTTGTTGGAACTTCATTCGGACGTGTTCGTGCAATGGTAAGTGATATTGGTCGTCGTGTAAAAGTTGCTGGTCCATCAACTCCTGTTGAAATTACAGGTTTAAATGAAGTACCACAGGCTGGAGATCGTTTCATGGCATTCGCTGATGAGAAGAAAGCTCGTCAAATCGGTGAATCACGTGCACAAGAAGCGTTAGTTGCACAACGTGGTGAGAAATCTAAATTAAGCCTTGAAGATTTATTCCAACAAATCCAAGAGAGCGATGTAAAAGAAATCAACTTAATTGTAAAAGCAGATGTACAAGGTTCTGTTGAAGCGATGGCAGCATCACTTCGTAAAATTGATGTTGAAGGCGTAAAAGTTAAAATCATTCACACTGGTGTAGGTGCGATTACAGAATCTGATATTATTTTAGCTTCTGCATCTAATGCAATTGTAATTGGATTTAACGTACGTCCAGATGTGAACGCGAAGCGTACAGCTGAATTAGAGAACGTTGATGTTCGCTTACACCGCATTATCTATAAAGTAATCGAAGAAATTGAATTAGCAATGCAAGGTATGCTTGATCCAGAATTCGAAGAAAAAGTAATCGGTCAAGCGGAAGTTCGTCAAACATTCAAGGTAACAAAAGTGGGAACAATCGCAGGTTGTTACGTAATAGACGGTAAAATTACACGTGATAGTGGCGTTCGTATTATCCGTGATGGTATAGTAATTTTCGAAGGTCAACTTGATACGTTAAAACGTTTCAAAGACGACGTAAAAGAAGTTGCACAAAACTATGAGTGTGGTATTACAATTGAGAGATATAATGATCTTAAAGAAGGGGACATCATTGAAGCGTACATTATGGAAGAAGTGAAGCGATGA
- a CDS encoding YlxQ family RNA-binding protein — protein sequence MSDWKSFLGLANRARKIISGEELVLKEVRSGKAKLVLLSEDASANTTKRITDKTTYYNVPMKKVENRQQLGHAIGRDERVVVAVLDEGFAKKLRSMLDTNYRG from the coding sequence GTGTCCGATTGGAAATCGTTTTTAGGACTAGCAAATCGCGCTCGAAAAATCATTTCGGGTGAAGAACTCGTTTTAAAAGAAGTACGAAGTGGTAAAGCAAAGCTCGTATTGCTTTCTGAAGATGCGTCAGCGAACACTACTAAACGTATCACTGATAAAACGACGTACTACAATGTACCAATGAAAAAAGTCGAAAATCGACAACAATTAGGGCATGCGATTGGGAGAGACGAGCGAGTCGTTGTAGCTGTGTTAGATGAAGGCTTTGCGAAAAAGCTACGTAGCATGCTCGATACAAATTACCGGGGGTGA
- the rnpM gene encoding RNase P modulator RnpM — MSNRKVPLRKCIATQEMKSKRELVRIVRSKEGEVSIDLSGKKSGRGAYLSKDKECIMQAQKKNILEHHLKAKIDSSLYEELLELVEKESK; from the coding sequence ATGAGCAATCGAAAAGTTCCGTTACGAAAATGTATTGCGACGCAAGAGATGAAATCAAAACGAGAGCTCGTTCGCATTGTTCGTTCCAAAGAAGGCGAAGTGTCTATTGATTTATCTGGAAAAAAATCAGGACGAGGTGCATATTTGTCAAAAGATAAAGAATGCATTATGCAAGCCCAAAAGAAAAACATTTTGGAACATCATCTAAAAGCGAAAATCGACAGTTCTCTGTACGAAGAGCTTCTCGAGCTTGTTGAGAAGGAGTCGAAATAA